TCATGTATTGTGGAACAAAATTAAGTTACatttaataaatgaaattttaaaaaaaattaaggcaGTTAAATCTAAAAGGAAATTAAGTTAGTTAGGTATTTTCTCAAGAATTTGTGTTACCCACACAAAATTAAGATGCCTGTTGAAAAATGCCCGATTTCTTGTTCCTCCTAAAAGCCAGATTTGAGAGAACTGCTtccccaaaaaagaaaaaagtgtatATTCATTTTGGTTGTATAAGTATGCTACTGTTTGCTCAGCCATTCTAAGAATGGATATGTGCATCAAAAACAGTTGATGCAAAAATCTGACCTTTAAATTTACTATGTCTTTTCGTTTGTAGGGTTGTGGGGACATGATCGAAGGCTGTTACTCTGTAACTAATGGTTTACTGACACCTACCAGCTTTCCTGCCAACAGCACTTTGTGGTATGATGATTTGACATGAAGAAGAGTCCTTAATATTGGCAATTGGATGATCCAAAATACAAATGCATCGCACAACCtgtaaaagaaatgaatgatCTTATTCATTTTCCTGGTTCTAACTAACTTTGCTTACCCTTTTTCTACTCAGAAAGCATGTACAAAGTTTTAAAACAAGTTTTTATAAGCTCTACCTCAGTTCCCAGTTGTCTAAAGGCTTTATAGTGTTaccaaacaaataaatcactatccattggatacgTATACTAAAAGCTATGGACTTTGGATTGGATATTGATTTGTCTAATGAACAGTGCTATACACCCTATGAGTAACTGGGGTCAGCTGGCATAAGTGGATTTTCCACAGTCGTGTCTACAAATGCATGATATGGAGATGACGGTCCAAATTGTATTCAACTCAttgccaatagatgagcttggggaaGGTGACTTGGTTTAGATGGAGCCATGCATGTTGCAAGCTAAGCACgcaggtatccatggcaaccctaaGAGCCGTGACCACCCggcaccgtcacactgataaatCAGTGGACATACTTACCAACCCATATACTTACAGTATGTGTAAAGGTAACACGATGAAGACAAGAAAGGGTGCGCAGAGTGGGAGCCAAAAGGCACTCAACCATGGCAAGCAACACAGGCAAACATGGAAAAAACAGCTGGAATGCAATCCAAAGGACCCTACAGCAGAGCCTGTAAATGtgcaacccccccccccccacatgGCCGCCGCAAACTGCTGCTGTCAGCATTGGCTCAAGTTTGActttgcctaaattacattcagCCACATTAAACAtgacatttttcttgaaatacATATTGCAAGAAAAGCATTGGGTTGAATGCGAACCGCCAATGTATCAATGAAACTGCTATTACCTGGCCTTGCTTTTTCACTTTCTCAAGGAAATATGTAGGGTCACCAATCACCATTTTTGCCTTGGCAGTTTCTCCTTGTGATGTCACCCCACAGACCTGTCCACTCTCGTCATACACAATCTCATCTATGGGCTTATCCAGCATGTAAGTGCCTCCATAGATTGCACTGAGCCTGGCAAATGCTTGCGGCAGCTCACCAAGGCCATACAATGGGTAGAGGTAAGGGGATTTGCCATATTTTAGTAGGCTTTCGCTGTATTTAATAACAGTgatgaaaatattaataattaatatttttattaaaacatAACAAGCAGTGTCAAGCAATTTACCTCCATCATCAGCATGCTCCATACAGTAACCTCATGGATGCAGGCTGACAACGCAATCAcaccattgaaatgcatggCTATAAGCTTTCAATaagtttggagaaactaaaattccaTAAAATTTCTGTCAATaatggttcatggttagccTGTATCCATTGGgttatggatgcacttggGGACTCAAGAAACTAGATTGGCAATTGGCTATCACCTCAAGCAACTCTTATGCTTCCCTCATGCTTACCAACTTCCCCcatgcatccataactcaatGGATGTacactaaccatgaaccaGTTGCTAAGTGTATGGAAGTCCATTAAAAGTGCATATAGTTCTGATGTCTTTTATCACAAATAAAGGTGACTTTATAAGAGATAACTATTAAAGTAAATTTACTAATTCTGGTGGAACAAGttatcataaaataaaaactgtcAGAGTATTTTTTGCTAACCCCACCAGTCCTTCATGAACTGTTCATAAAGCTATGGGTCATAAAAAATTCTGATTATCCAAACCAACCTGTACAGTTTGACTTTTAATAGTGTTTCCTTACAAGGCCTCGTCAAGTAACTGaaagaagcaataataataatcttttaATTTGTAACCAGCAAATAATATAGCATgaaaattcaataataataaattcatCTACTAACTATCAATACAAAAAAGGTGTTAGATGAAAACATCAGAGCAAAGCTAACAAGCTGAATGTTTACTACAATTACTGTACATTACTTTCACCACCTGGCACTCGTTGTACATAAACAAGATCCACATATACAGTGGTGTACTGAATTATTCaagcatttcaaaaaaatgattaagCATAAGTTTCCCAATGCCTTTTTGTGTGTATATATGATTTTTACTATCACTGATCGGTTGTCTCAGATGATAGAACAACAGACTACCATGCGGAACGTTGCCAGTTCCAATCCCCAGCCAGAACAACATTCATGGTCTTTAAacaactgaggagaaagtgctgcctttgcaatgacatctgcaaatggttgtATACATTCTAGACTTCGCAGATAAGGATGACAAACCCCAGGTCGCCTCTAACAGCACTTGTGTGGGACGTTAGAGATCCCACACACTGTTCGATAAGATAAGGGAATGGAATTCCCGGAGTCATGGTCTGCTAATATTTCTATACTGGGGGCACCTGCTGAATCCTACTGGAAGAAACCCCTGCTAACCCTTGTAAAGTGTTTTGTTCATGGAATAAAGCACTATATATAAATACGTCACATTACCTATCTTTCAGGGTACACATTACATTTACAACCTTCCTACTTTGAAGTGTTCCTAACCTTAAATGAATTTATTTAATGACACAAACCAATACAAGGAATAGGGTTGATGCAGAAGTGATTGCCACACTTGCCATCATATCATgcgggttgagtttgttggttctctattcTGCTCTGAAAGCTTCTCCCAATATCAAACcttgattttatttcactttatttTCTAGTTTAATTGTAGTCTccacaataatttattagtagAGCACTTGTGCTCTGGTACTGTATATAAAATCAAGACTTGCCACCGTTTTAATTGATTcgccaaaaacaaaacacacgCAGAAACGTTTCCAAAATTTCTGTCAGTCTTCCATGTTATTGACAGATTGGATAGAAATCCACCAGTCACAGCCACTAGTGTGACCTTCAGACCTTCCTTATGTCATGCTAGCAgctgtgattggtggatttcgATCCGATCTGTCAATAACATGCAAGACTgatggaaattttgaaaacgtttccgcaagtgttttgttttcgcgtATCAATGAAAAGAGTGGTAAAGttgttattatcgttattcTTCAAATACTTCCATGTATAATTGAAGGGTTACCTTTTTTTGGATAAAGTTAATTATATTTTAgcctttctttattttaaaagtctATCATAAccttataaaaaaaatataaagtaaCTTACTCATCATTAGTATGAAGAGCCAGTGCATGCCCTGTGAAGCTCTGTGTGTTTGCATCAAGACCATATTTCTCAAAGACTGCCAGCATGGTTGTAGTGTTTGGGTCCACACCTAACAAGAAATTGACTCAAATCTTTTAACTTGTTCAATACCCTTTCCAACCCATGCAAAAAAAGTGAATGACAAAAAAGTGACccacaaacaaaaagcaagaaCAAGTGAGCAAGAAATAAGTGTGCAAGAAACAAGcgagtaacaaacaaaaacaagtgaGTGACAAATGAAGCAAGAAATGAGTGAACAACAAACGAGGCAAAGGGTACTGTTTTCACTGAGGgaaatttttaacaatataagaaattaattttattgtaaaattttcaCATACCAGTAACAGCAATATTAATGTTGTGCAGTAAGTTGTATTTGCATTATTAGAGTACTGCTCAAAGGTACGTTGACAGTCTCAACTTGATCCTTGAAACTCGATTCTTGTGTTGCGAAGGTTTCGAGATGCAAGAATTGAGAGTCAAGAATTGAGAATCAAGAAATGATGAGCACTGGCATACTCATGAACTTGAATTAGCAATTTATCCCTCGATGAAAGAACAATAACCATTTGCTTGCAATAATCAGTTGCTCGTAGATGTCCAATCCAAGCATGTGCTATGTTGCAGTAAGGTGTTTTGGTTTGTGACaagataaaaaattattattatattgaaTATCTTACCAGAATTGAAATGCAACAAGTTTATTTATAAACttgtttgcaaaaataaaattatacaaGTTCTCATTGCATTATATCATGGCACAAACTCAGTGGCTACATTGCCTCAGCTACGCAATGCAGTAAAATTATGACAAACAGCTTCAAAAAGACCATTTCTATCAATGtgctgaaacaaaattttgagtattaatttttttcctttgcattttATTTGCACGTGAACATGAGCTGAACATGGTTGACAAAGGCTCAATACCCTGTGAAAGAGAGATGGTTgaattttttagcaaaattatATCACCTTTCCAAGTCTTTGGATCATCTGGATTGAAATCATTGGTGAAGACTAGGAAATTGCGGAATCGCCTTTTCTCAAAGATCCCCATTAAACTTGTTGCAAGAGCCTCTTTTTCATCAGCTGGGACCTTGTAGAGTTTGCCACCCTTGTAAACATAGCTTCCTTCAATCAATTTAAATTCAAGGTACCTTGTTACACCAGATTTAATCAACAACTTCACAAGTTCACCTGCAAGTAATTTAAAAGGCAAAAGTCAAGTTAAGTTGCTTTCACAACCATGACACTAACTCTTAATCACAAGATGTTTCACTTCAGGGTACAAGAACCACAACATTTAGCTCCTGTGCACAAGATTGCTTACACAAGAGCATTTTACAAATAAGCTAGTAAATTGTGTTATTTAACATCTTGAGactcaaaattttgaaaatggaaactTGTTCCTATATTCAATTTTGTACTCATTGTTTAAATCTCAAATGCATTAATAATAGTGTAATACTAGTTACAAACATTGAATTGCTCAGGAAATACAAGCTTGCATAACAGAAGACTGCTTGTAGTGAGAAAacacaacttcaaaatgaaagacaGGACAGTATCTGAATAAAAAATGTACCAATGAGCAGTTACACAAAATCGTTTTACTTAGCAATAGTAGTTCagacagaaaacaataaaatgtgacaaatttcacatttacaacacaaaaaattattataggCATACATGTTGCAGAAGTGCAGAATAAAAACCATAGTCAGAGCTCAGAAAATCATCATCCATCATATCAAGAAGAGATTGGTGGTCATGTACCTTCAGCCATAATAAACTTGGGAATGAGATCCACATTCCAGTCTCGAACGCGAccatatttgttttcatcgtcCAAGGTCTtaccaaacaatgaaaaaagctaaacacacacaaaaaaagaaaacaggccATGGATTTAATAACAAGATCCATGCACTAAAATGGAAAGCATGAGTCAAGCTATGCCTACAATACAGGTGTTTATTGTAAAAGACTGGAAAAGCCAAAGCTTTTATCACAGATGCCCTGGAATTCCTTTTCCATGGTAAAAAATTCAACTGGCACAATGTTATGTCTCCAAAAGTGTCATTGGTTCAAATTAAAATACTTGAGGGAGTCATGCTAATACAtctcaaatttttttgtgttctgAGCCATAGCAGTACAATGCATCAAATAAAGGTACACATGAACAACACCCTGTGAAAAACATTACGCGACTTGAAAGAGATGGACCAAACTCCAAATttgacacaaaaaaacaaacccgCAAAACCACCTCAGCATGCTTTGCTACCTACATCAGTCAAAGGTGTGATTGATGCACTCTCTCCACCATAATACTTTTGCCTGTCCATGTGAAGAACTTTCTTTCCACTAACAGACAGTAATCCACTTAAAAGACACTCCtataataaagaaaagaatggcaGTTATTATGGTTGAGACTGCAGGCAAGGCTTCTTTTCCTTACAGATGCATGCAGACAAGaccaatacaatggaaaattatTCATTACCTTTGTTTACTGATAACTGTAATGACAGCTATTAATGCACAGAAAACATGAagcaactgcagaataccTGGCAACCATTGTTAATTTAATCCCTAATCTTTTGAAGAAcgagcaacaaaaacaaaggacacttgttattaatgagatgcaaatacATGGCGGGGTATTCTGCAATTAGGccagacagaaaaaaaaaaaacacaaaaaagtaGGTTAATGGCAACCCAGggctttcaataaaatttgattAAATCACTTCATTTTAAGGAAAACCTAGCTGATGTATGAGTGAAGCAGCAGACACTTTTCATCAGCTATTGGAGTTGATAAAAAGCATTGCTTACTTCACTGAGGGTGCAACTGCATCCTTGAGTAAAtggcagaaaaaaacaataattacaatttaaaaaagaaagatctGTAGACAAGTTCACAGTAATTTGTTGTAGATGGGTTGGATTTATTCCTACATCTTGACCCAAATTTGTTCTAATTTCCTGGTATTTTCAGCTTATAAAGACCATTCATTTTCAAGTCTCCAATaatcaacaaaaaatattagcTTTAGGATAAGGTAAATGGTGCattgacttaaaaaaaaaacatttagtCCTCTTGAGtaaaaaaatacttgaaaaggagaaaaattgCAATCAGACAGATCAAGCCGATCAATATTAATGCACTGCACAGCACTATAATATATACTTGTGATAAACATAAACATGTACATATGAACAAATCAGCGAGATAACCCTAAAAAAATCGTACTTCTCTgaaaattcaattaatttgATTGCAAATCCTATGCGAGGAACACCTGGGGGTTTTTGGTTAAGAAAGGTTTGGGGCACTATACAAAAAAGTACACTCCCAATCCAACAAACCTTATAGGTTTCGATTTAAAGAACGCACGAGGATGTAAATAAAATGCATCATCTAAAACGACTCTACTGGAATTTTGCccaaaaaaaggtaaaaagcAATAAGAGAGATCACCAGACGAAACTGGTCATTTGGAAGAGTTTAGTTAAGATTTCTACAATAAATTATAAGTTGAAATGAGGCGAATACATGACTGGGTGTGAAACCTGATCTGGTATTTCTTAAAACCGCCCTCATCCACATTTGTTGAGAAGTTACTTTTGCAATTACCTTAAGTCCTGTGCCCAGAACTATACAGTCATATTCCTCATCCATTGTTCACTTCCTGGGATGAAGAAAGAGCGTGGTATAGACAAACTACAAAGGCTTACAAGCACCCAAGCTGAAGGGAAGGATTTCTTCGCACGGAAGGGATCACGAGGATACTGCGCATGGTCACAGCGTTCTTCTTCGGCTCGAGGCTAAGGCTTTGTCGTCTGATTCTGGCCTGGAGACGGGTGTTCCTTGTTACCCCGCGAAAAAAAgatcaattttccttttccaacGTAAATCAAGTTTTATATTGAGCAAAATATGCATGAAtaagaaagaacaaaaaatcttttaagTGGAAGAACAGGCAACCAAAACTACGACATCATTTAGGCATGAGCAGATCATGTATGTAGCCACCAACGAAGTAAATCTCCACAGTGATTTAACCTATGTAGCAATGGCAGTTCTAAACGAGTTTCCAGGCATTGGACCATAACAATGAACCCCGAGATTCGAGTTCACCACAGACCTTTTTCCACGACAGGcagagagggagagaaataTCGCCGCTAACGGGCTAGAATAATTTTGGTCACAGTTAacatattagggagtttaagatctacgacgcgacggtaaCGAAAACGCCGCTCAAAATGGCAAGTTCAAGCTTGTTCATCTTTTCCATCGTTATGtcaatttgtttaacttttgaaagctgacggaactacccaggaactgaatttagaggtgcagtGTAAAAGCCagacaagaaaattcaaattggcgGCTGTGTGTTCAtgcacgttctctgtaaaacttgagaaatggtcatttcacgtcgcagatttgccgaggacgggaaagaaatgtacagaaatgaaaaaggcacgtgaagggcgtgcaaagcttttgttttgcttcattaaatatgcaaaatttgtggcgttgtagctgccgtcgcgtcgtagatcttaaactctctattacttttttttacaacGCGTGACATAAAAAGAGGTGTGGAAGTGTGAACTAGTGCGATTTGCACACAATTTGTTCCgataaaatttacaaataaatctgtaaaaaacttttttgtaactgagaaataaaacaaaacaacaatgaaagcTCGAATTTGtgaaattcagttttattttaatattgtacGTGGTTTCTGGTCGTCATGGCGTGCAGTGGAAATTCCTCCGTGCTGCGTTATCAATTTTGTATCCAAGAGCTCATGTGGTCATTGTGGTGTTTCTTGTCTCTTTCTTCATCACAGCTTTCGGCTTCACCTGTGCGCTGGAAAAGACTTTTGAAATGGTTAAGCCGCAGGGAGAGCAGTCCAGCATCAGGACAATTTACACGTGTTGCATGCTCGTATCGCTTTGTTGTTCGGTATTTTCGATGTGTGTCATATGTTCCCTCTTCTCAGGGAAATCATCAAAGTGGCAGTGGTAAAGCAGACGGTAAAGGTTAAAGTTACTAAGGTGGTGATTTTCTTTATCTGATTATTTCAAGCATTTACACTGGATCCACTGATCACAAATTTGCTGTGATGAGTTTTGTGAGCAATTGTGTCACAGTTTCCTGGTTTGTAGTATTAGCGCTTTCTATTCTTGACTCGATCAGCCTACTGGCCTTTTGCTATAGACAGCCAAGCCATGAGTCTTACGCTCTAGTTCTACTCGCGATGATGGTAGCCTTTGCTATTGGTTCAATATTTTCGCCAATTTCATTTGGTCTTGTCAAGGCCTCAACAGGTGCAGTttcgcgttttttttttatccttttctTGTTGTCCGTCGTATTCTGTACGTTTGCTTGCGGGGCTGCAGGAGGCCCGATGGAGAAAATTTCATCATGAAAAAGcgctttgcttttctttttatcatggCTTATCTCGGTGTACTGATTGTAACGATTTCATCTCGACTGTTCGGCAGCAAAAACAAGTGCTATTTCCCGGCAAATAATCACACAGATGACAATGCCCATTTCATGAATGATCAAGCACCTAGATACCCAATCTGCCAGGCCACGTGGACGTCAGTAAACCTCAGCATTGCAGATTTAGTGGGATATCTTTCATACGTCGCTTATCAAGAAAACTGGAACAAAGAAAGcctagacaaaaaaaataatgtctaTTTCCTCAATCTGAACCTGTGAAGTGAGAAAATAAGTTACCAGGTTACTACAATGGTACTTCCGGCCCAAGAGCTGCCACAAAGCCTTGTAACGTCATTTGTGTCGGCTGCttcgttttttgaaagtttgcTTCATCACAACAACGCAGATTTCGTCATTGCTGCGATCGAATCCTACATCACGGAACATTTGGTCAATGGAACGTCTCAGCATGTTCTATTGACGGGACATTCGATGGGTGGTTGTCTGGCAGACTCGGACTTTCGGCGGAGTTGATTGAAAAgtaagtcattgaactattagaaaacgcaacaccagggagcacaaagaaagccacaaagtatagcaatacaatacaatacaagcATTGTATAGCAtagcatgaaaatatttgaaggTAAAAACTTCAGAACTTTATTtcgacaatttaagcatccgtgttagtcaaagcaaCACATGCAAGTTGACAATTTACAAATTAATTAAGTTAATTAGTTACATTTCACAGACTGGCTTTTGACTCCTGGGAACAAATTCGAGAAGATTTGTcgaatatcttgggggcgtttttaataaaacaattattccactcgcgcttgttggatatgaggtGATTATAggcaactcggcgctacgcgcctcgttggctatctatcatctcatatccaacgcacgctcgtggaataattgttaaatacatatatatatatttataaaataactaagatagtacgcgcgctctgattggcctaGGGGCGTGTTTgtatgagagtatgtaaacacgcttgtgtgatgtaagttgtacacacgccacatcgaaagagagtttaaattttgattggacagagtcagtttaaattttgattgatcagagttttgattggtcagttgaaaaatcccattgtcaaattaatgttgtaggaagatacgttttgacaagtaaaatgaatttttcatcttttcccgcgttgtagtttttagaggaagttattttataaaagcaatagaaaacttttttcctgtgtttgcatagcctgatataaacactcgaggggttgggagaattctcgacagttatgcaaaccctcgacttcgtctcgggtttgcataaatgtctcgaattctcccaacccctctcgtgtttatatcaggctatgtaaacacggaaaacgttttctattgcttaaatattcagctctgctaccacagcattgagcactttatgccaaTATAGCAAACTGCAAACTGCAAACTGAAATATAATAAAAGATGAATACTTGCTACTTAAAAGTCATTATTGACTTTGTAAAACTCGTGCAATGAAATCAAAACCATTAAATGCAAATCGTGAGGATAGTTTTCACACATGTGACCAGCGACCATATTGATTTTATGAAACGCAAGGGAAAACAAATACCAAAGTGATTGCTCGGACCCATCAAAACAGGAGGAAACAGTCCCATGGACCAATCGCAGTTCCTAGCAATTGTCAGTgggtaacttgctcaaagcgcgggaaaaatcatgAGAACAAGGTGCAATTGGTTTAGGTTTTGCTTCTCCTTGGTTAAAAAACTGGCACGAGATTTTTAAGGAAATCACCAAGCGtggcaatcgcaatcgcgtaattagtttcgacagtcgtttgaaaactgctctatttaCATAAAAATAGAATTCACTAACTGCAGTGGAGCCTGCAGGcaaaacttcttttgtttacatctgCGTGCAGATGAGGCTGATGGgccaaaacaatggaaaacgAGCCAATAGCCTCTTTCATGTGTCAAAACCACTgctaactgtaataacagctattccTCAAAGACTACTTTCGTCCACCGACATGGCCGCTCCTTCTTTCTTTCGATCCACCAATATGGCTAccatgacgtcatgtgaaaacgaTATACTGTTCTGCAATGTGCGCATTATATGAAAGTGCACAGGTATCCCTTATAAGGTTTAGTTTTTTGATATTTGGTTCATTTTGTGGTCAATACTTGGCAAAAATTGTGGCCAATTTCTTTGACTGACCATGAAATAGAACTCGAAATTTATGCTAAAAAGCGCAACAGGTTATCACTACAAATTCCTTTCACGTGTTTAGCATGATATTAAGATTTATCCAAAACGTTGCTTTCAGTGAAAGAAATCGATTCACTCAACTGAGGAAAAACACAGCAACCGTCAAATGAACAACTATTGTTTAAGGAGAGTTCCTACTCGCAAGGTCCAGTATTTGTTGCAATCTCAAATTGTTCACCTCTTTCGCTCGGTTCACTTCATTCTCGCATTCTTGAATTTTCGTTTCCAGGTCTTGAACTTTAGATTCTTGGTTGTTTAAATGAGCGCAAATTTCTCTTTGCAACTCCAGGGATTTGATTTTCTCATGGGGAACGTCAAATAAGGCATCTTGAATGTCCACAGCTGAATCTAAATTTTCCATGGCTTTCACGAAATCCCCCTGAAGAAGATTGTCACAAATTGAAAGTCACGACTGTGGGGAAAAAGTAGCCACTGGACGATGACAAAAAAACACGTGAATGCAACAAGAATATAACGCTTGGACTAACCATGATAACCAAtacagaaaagaaattaaaatacccTAGTTTGCAAGTCTATAAATGCCCCAGTCGACATTAAAATTCTCAGTTGCATGACTTACCTTCATTTTGTAAGCTTCGCCCAAATTATGGAAGGTCCGCGCAGTTTCGTGGTTGAAACATTCTCTTCCTATAGTCAGTGCGCGAGAAAAATATTCCACTGCCTTGTCGTATTTATTCAGTGCAAGACAATCATTGCCAAGATAATTGCAAAGTGAGCCCGTAAATGGATGTTCGCCCAATTGATCAGCATATGTGTTTAGTGCGTGCTCTCTGAGACTCAAGGCTTCTTGGTGTTTCCCTAACATACCAAGAACAGCTAACatatgataaaaaaagaaaaaattgcgTTAGCTAACGTGGCAAAAGCGTCACAACTACCATAATTGAGGGGTTCAGGGAACTAAAGCAAGAGGATTGTAATATCTCGCTGGGGTAGGTTGCAAATTTTCGGATTAAACCAGATAACGATGCATTAAACCAAGTACAATTAGTGGCCGCTGTACGTGGTTTCCTCAACTTGCACTTGTGCGCATGCGTTCATGGACAGGACACTAAAAAGAGAATGACAAGACTGGGCGACGAGAActcaatttaattttaatgtttcgCTTAATCGAAATCATTTCGTGATTCTTCCATGGCGTTCGCCATAGAAAGCGTGAATCAATTTGACaaaactatctatctatcgGTTAGCTGTGGAAACCTTACACACCTGCTCTATCATGGCAGCAAGCCGCGTACTTGAATGGTTCTTTGTCCTTGCTCTTTTCTCTAATTTCCAAAGCCTTGCCACTCAGTTGTTCAGCAGTCACGTGATCACCATTTTTGGCCAAGCAACGAGCTATCTTGCTGTAACACTGGGCCACCAGTTCCCCTTCATTAATTGAGTCCTGCTTGTACAGCTCCAATGCCCTATTTAGAACTTGATAGCTACTATCGGAAATAATACCGCAACACTGATGACACTCACAGGAATAAATCAGTTTGATGCCCACACATGTCAGGCAATCGGCCACAAGAGACTGGTTATCTTTAATTGCTGAAAGAACGCTTCTGTAAATTTCTTCAAACACACTTCGTTTCATGACTTTGGCCAAGAAGACGACCGAACCATTAAGGATTTGCGCACAACGGGTGGAAATCTCCGTCTCCGTGTTATTTTCCATTGCCCAAGAGATTGCTTGAATAATGTGCTGCTCTTCCCTGCGATAAAGACAAATAGTTTCTTGCAGGAAGTCTTTGCTTAAGAAGTCTCGGCGCAGTTTCGTGATAAGTTCCAAGTAGTAATTGACAAATCTCTCGCGTGCCTGGTTGTAACATGTGTGCAGACGTTTATCATCACCTTTCGTCTTCTCTTCGCAGCAAAGTTGAATTACACGATGAACAAAGTACTCGTCCGAATCAAGATCTCGGTGAACAAGCGATCTCTTAACCAGTTGCAATAAGATCGAGTCAACCTTGATAGAACAATCGGCTTGATCTAAACCAAACACGATTGATACTTGTTGACGATGGAAGGCGGCCGGAAACACAGCTAATGAGACCAAAGCTTCTTCAAGGCCTTGTCCAAGTTGCTGAAGGCAATCAGAGAGAAATGTCTTCATTCTCAATTCTGGACATAACTCCTCCATGTCTGCTAACTCTAAAGGAGTGGAATGTTCTCGCAAATTTTCTATCAGCGTTTCTGGGCCTCCAACAACTTCTATATACG
This portion of the Acropora palmata chromosome 13, jaAcrPala1.3, whole genome shotgun sequence genome encodes:
- the LOC141863528 gene encoding rab GDP dissociation inhibitor beta-like, which gives rise to MDEEYDCIVLGTGLKECLLSGLLSVSGKKVLHMDRQKYYGGESASITPLTDLFSLFGKTLDDENKYGRVRDWNVDLIPKFIMAEGELVKLLIKSGVTRYLEFKLIEGSYVYKGGKLYKVPADEKEALATSLMGIFEKRRFRNFLVFTNDFNPDDPKTWKGVDPNTTTMLAVFEKYGLDANTQSFTGHALALHTNDDYLTRPCKETLLKVKLYSESLLKYGKSPYLYPLYGLGELPQAFARLSAIYGGTYMLDKPIDEIVYDESGQVCGVTSQGETAKAKMVIGDPTYFLEKVKKQGQVVRCICILDHPIANIKDSSSCQIIIPQSAVGRKADIYVCMVSATHNVSAKGFYVAMVSTTVETNNPEAELKPGLDLLGEIREKFISVKDVFVPADDGEKSKVFITKSYDATTHFQTTCADIVDVYRRCTGEDFDFSKINADINTVEQNC
- the LOC141864152 gene encoding uncharacterized protein LOC141864152; its protein translation is MASSIQDLSFNSCLLSISNQLTREDLKKMKFVLPDCIPQGKLQSVGEPYELFSLMMEHELLAKDNTDLLSELLKSTGKMNLNNLLQDFLAPQPSGTGFDEPPCLPGSLPNKPVHFYGRDQLLNDIVEVLSASNGKRLVLITGLPGYGKSCLSQRIGHAMKEKGCEVIFLCLREVRFVSRMCESILLRLQPNMCLGSRRNQRQLALARLQSLTVKTILVLDNAEDILNESEENKKFHAFVYDVATYTQQVKCVITSRVSYPAPLQVSSFPVKLLSLENEDAAKLLQAKVKENTAAALTVKDDHAKEVAQLCLNIPLILHAAAAYIEVVGGPETLIENLREHSTPLELADMEELCPELRMKTFLSDCLQQLGQGLEEALVSLAVFPAAFHRQQVSIVFGLDQADCSIKVDSILLQLVKRSLVHRDLDSDEYFVHRVIQLCCEEKTKGDDKRLHTCYNQARERFVNYYLELITKLRRDFLSKDFLQETICLYRREEQHIIQAISWAMENNTETEISTRCAQILNGSVVFLAKVMKRSVFEEIYRSVLSAIKDNQSLVADCLTCVGIKLIYSCECHQCCGIISDSSYQVLNRALELYKQDSINEGELVAQCYSKIARCLAKNGDHVTAEQLSGKALEIREKSKDKEPFKYAACCHDRAAVLGMLGKHQEALSLREHALNTYADQLGEHPFTGSLCNYLGNDCLALNKYDKAVEYFSRALTIGRECFNHETARTFHNLGEAYKMKGDFVKAMENLDSAVDIQDALFDVPHEKIKSLELQREICAHLNNQESKVQDLETKIQECENEVNRAKEVNNLRLQQILDLASRNSP